The following coding sequences lie in one Haladaptatus sp. DJG-WS-42 genomic window:
- a CDS encoding PadR family transcriptional regulator — MHDLTGFQRDLLYVIAGKDEPHGLAIKEELESYYEKEIHHGRLYPNLDTLVDKGLVEKGELDRRTNFYTLTRRGRREIEARKEWEQQYLDDVLKATA; from the coding sequence ATGCACGACCTGACTGGTTTCCAGCGTGACCTGTTGTACGTGATTGCAGGCAAAGACGAACCGCATGGCCTCGCCATCAAAGAAGAACTCGAATCCTACTACGAAAAGGAGATTCACCACGGGCGACTCTACCCGAACCTCGACACCCTCGTCGACAAGGGCCTCGTCGAAAAGGGCGAACTCGACCGCCGGACGAACTTCTACACCCTCACGCGCCGCGGCCGCCGCGAAATCGAAGCGCGCAAAGAATGGGAACAGCAGTACTTAGACGACGTCCTCAAGGCAACGGCGTAA
- a CDS encoding ATP-binding protein, with protein sequence MTEQRVASAAPDGISTPTLLLLVESDRNRELLTNQFSDVAVQTHADDPFSEPTFDLCLLDIQSFQRYREQLEAEKEAAEPTFLPYLLLTGTHSPDDLSSAITDTVDEVIQRPVSKTALNVRVENLLERRALSLELTRQKDQSEQRFKTLFHASPDPVLVGTADGIVTEVNSAFTTTFDVDASTVTGASISTLQLSPSTAVEQFHRQMTGDASDTTMVEWELENDTRLVTELRTASITDRDTDAERIGIFRDITERIEKQENLERQNERLETFADTIAHDLRNPLAIAIGQLSLSREGDTAEHLDSVERAHERIKQLIDELLTLAKQGRTVLDPDVVALRQAVETSWSHVDSHEATLTVDIDPVTTVLADEGRLYELFENLFRNAIEHGGETVAVHVGTLTDDRGFYVEDDGPGIPPERRAEVFEAGFTDAPEGTGLGLSIVQQIVEGHDWNISIREGASAGARFEVTGIQSA encoded by the coding sequence ATGACTGAACAACGAGTGGCGTCTGCAGCCCCCGACGGCATCTCGACGCCGACGCTGTTGTTGCTCGTAGAGAGCGACCGGAATCGAGAACTCCTCACGAACCAGTTTTCAGACGTTGCCGTACAAACGCACGCAGACGACCCGTTCTCCGAGCCGACGTTCGACCTCTGTCTGCTCGACATCCAGTCGTTTCAGCGGTACCGCGAGCAACTCGAAGCAGAAAAAGAGGCGGCTGAGCCGACTTTCCTCCCGTACTTACTGCTCACCGGCACACACTCACCGGACGACCTCTCGTCTGCAATCACGGACACTGTAGACGAGGTGATACAGCGACCAGTAAGCAAAACCGCACTCAACGTTCGTGTCGAAAATCTCCTCGAACGACGCGCGCTTTCGCTCGAACTCACGCGGCAGAAAGATCAGAGCGAACAGCGGTTCAAAACGTTGTTCCACGCCTCACCAGACCCCGTACTCGTCGGCACCGCCGATGGAATCGTGACGGAGGTGAACAGCGCGTTTACCACCACCTTCGATGTCGATGCGTCAACGGTTACCGGCGCGTCGATCTCGACGCTCCAACTCTCTCCCAGTACGGCTGTCGAACAGTTCCACCGGCAGATGACTGGCGATGCGTCAGATACGACGATGGTCGAGTGGGAACTCGAAAACGACACTCGGCTCGTAACGGAGTTGCGCACCGCCAGTATCACCGACCGAGACACGGACGCAGAGCGAATCGGTATCTTCAGAGATATCACCGAGCGAATCGAGAAACAGGAAAATCTCGAACGACAGAACGAGCGGCTCGAAACGTTCGCCGACACGATTGCCCACGACCTGCGAAACCCACTCGCCATCGCCATAGGGCAACTCTCACTCTCCCGGGAGGGTGACACGGCGGAGCATCTCGATTCGGTCGAGCGCGCACACGAGCGAATCAAGCAGTTGATAGACGAGCTTCTCACGCTCGCCAAACAGGGGCGAACCGTACTCGACCCGGACGTGGTAGCGCTTCGACAGGCTGTCGAAACGTCGTGGTCGCACGTCGATTCACACGAGGCGACGCTCACCGTGGATATTGACCCCGTAACGACGGTCTTGGCGGATGAGGGGCGGTTGTATGAGCTGTTCGAGAATCTCTTTCGAAACGCCATCGAACACGGTGGTGAAACGGTGGCAGTCCACGTCGGCACGCTCACGGATGACCGGGGCTTCTACGTCGAAGACGACGGGCCTGGAATCCCACCAGAACGCCGAGCCGAAGTGTTCGAAGCCGGATTCACCGACGCACCAGAAGGTACCGGACTCGGGTTATCAATCGTACAGCAGATTGTTGAGGGGCATGACTGGAATATCTCGATTCGAGAGGGGGCTTCTGCGGGCGCTCGATTCGAAGTCACGGGCATTCAGTCTGCGTAA
- a CDS encoding ATPase domain-containing protein, whose protein sequence is MTQNSDPGPQKNREQPPERISTGVERLDDILNGGLITERSYLVRGDPGTGKTILGLHYLTKGVENDETALFINLEETTEDIAQNAAGLGFDVDGINFLDLSPNSEFFADDQGYDIFESSEVERDPMVKAITDRVEELDPDRVFVDPITQLRYLSTDEYQFRKQALSFMRLLSEYGATVLFTTQATENAPDEDLQFMSDGTIELGYTSTGRKISVPKFRGSSVENGNHSLKLNADGLTVFPEIRPDKHNKSFVEEKVSAGIPEVDELLCGGLNRGTVTVISGPTGVGKTTTGTQFMKEAAGRGERSVIYLFEESEATFKQRSEAINTPVTKMCERGSLKVEEIEPLKVSPQEFAERVRHEVEVEGTDIVMIDGVAGYKLSLRGEEDELITHLHSLNKYLKNMGVTVILIDEVANVTGEFQATNVGISYLADNIVFFRHLEFKGEMRKVIGVLKMRTSNFERTLREFEITKYGITVGDPLTNLQGILSGSPEWDTSPGHRSND, encoded by the coding sequence ATGACGCAAAATTCAGACCCCGGCCCGCAGAAGAACCGCGAGCAACCACCGGAACGCATTTCGACCGGCGTAGAGCGCCTCGATGACATTCTCAACGGCGGGCTCATCACAGAGCGTAGCTATCTCGTCCGCGGTGACCCGGGAACGGGGAAAACAATTCTTGGCCTACACTATCTCACTAAGGGCGTCGAAAACGACGAAACCGCGCTGTTCATCAATTTAGAGGAAACGACCGAAGACATCGCCCAGAACGCAGCCGGGCTTGGCTTCGATGTTGACGGCATCAATTTCCTCGATTTAAGCCCCAACTCAGAGTTCTTCGCAGACGACCAGGGCTACGATATCTTCGAGTCGAGCGAAGTTGAGCGAGATCCGATGGTCAAGGCGATTACAGACCGCGTCGAAGAACTCGACCCAGACCGCGTGTTCGTTGACCCGATTACACAACTTCGCTACCTCTCGACCGACGAGTACCAGTTCCGAAAGCAGGCGCTGTCGTTCATGCGCCTCCTCAGTGAGTACGGTGCAACCGTGCTGTTTACGACACAAGCAACGGAGAACGCACCCGACGAAGACCTCCAGTTCATGAGCGACGGAACCATCGAACTCGGATACACTTCGACCGGACGCAAAATTAGCGTCCCGAAGTTTCGCGGGTCGTCCGTCGAAAATGGGAATCACTCGTTGAAACTGAATGCAGACGGACTCACCGTCTTTCCAGAAATTAGGCCGGATAAGCACAACAAATCGTTCGTCGAAGAGAAGGTTTCGGCAGGAATTCCCGAGGTGGACGAACTGCTCTGTGGCGGGTTGAATCGTGGCACAGTCACCGTGATTAGTGGCCCGACGGGCGTCGGGAAAACAACGACAGGCACACAGTTCATGAAAGAAGCCGCAGGCCGCGGCGAACGGTCGGTCATCTACCTCTTTGAGGAATCAGAAGCCACGTTCAAACAGCGCTCTGAGGCCATTAACACACCCGTCACGAAGATGTGTGAGCGGGGGTCGCTCAAAGTCGAAGAGATAGAGCCACTCAAAGTCTCTCCACAGGAGTTCGCAGAACGCGTCCGCCACGAAGTTGAGGTCGAAGGCACGGACATCGTCATGATCGACGGGGTGGCTGGCTACAAACTCAGCCTCCGGGGCGAAGAAGATGAACTCATCACGCATCTGCACTCGCTCAACAAGTATCTGAAAAATATGGGCGTGACTGTCATCCTCATCGATGAAGTGGCGAACGTCACCGGAGAGTTCCAGGCAACGAACGTCGGCATCAGCTATCTCGCAGATAACATCGTCTTCTTCCGACACCTCGAGTTCAAAGGCGAGATGCGGAAGGTCATCGGCGTGTTGAAAATGCGGACCAGTAACTTCGAGCGGACGCTTCGCGAATTCGAGATTACGAAATACGGAATCACCGTTGGCGACCCACTCACAAACCTGCAGGGGATCCTCAGCGGATCTCCGGAATGGGACACCAGCCCGGGTCACCGGAGCAATGACTGA
- a CDS encoding P-loop NTPase translates to MVEAFAVASGKGGTGKTTSTLALGMALAAEYDVTVVDADTGMANLLFHAGLADVETTLHDVLLSDDPAPVSAAVYEQFGMKVVPCGTSLADFKAAEPARLTHVVAELAADTDVLLLDSPAALDSRSAVLPIVLADRIIVVLEPTIPALSDALKVQEYARSYSTGTAGVLFNKVRDEAGIDRITEQAARYFDGPTLATVPASEHARAARRAGKPLLAHAPDSAAADAYRTAASRIDVQAGESGAVADRFRSAVIPKSP, encoded by the coding sequence ATGGTCGAGGCGTTTGCCGTCGCAAGCGGAAAAGGCGGGACGGGAAAGACAACGAGTACGCTGGCGCTCGGGATGGCGCTTGCCGCGGAATACGACGTTACCGTTGTTGACGCGGATACGGGGATGGCGAACCTCTTGTTCCATGCCGGACTCGCTGATGTCGAAACCACGCTTCACGATGTGCTGTTGAGTGACGACCCCGCGCCCGTCTCCGCAGCCGTCTACGAGCAGTTCGGGATGAAGGTCGTGCCCTGCGGGACGAGCCTCGCAGATTTCAAGGCCGCAGAGCCAGCGCGGCTCACACACGTTGTCGCGGAACTCGCTGCTGACACGGACGTGCTCTTGCTCGACTCGCCCGCCGCCCTCGACAGCAGGAGCGCCGTCCTCCCAATCGTGCTCGCAGACCGCATCATCGTCGTGCTCGAACCGACGATTCCGGCGCTCTCTGACGCGCTCAAAGTACAGGAGTACGCCCGGTCGTACAGCACGGGAACAGCGGGCGTGCTGTTCAACAAAGTGCGCGACGAGGCGGGCATCGACCGCATCACCGAACAGGCTGCCCGTTACTTCGACGGACCGACGCTCGCCACCGTTCCTGCAAGCGAACACGCACGCGCCGCACGCCGCGCCGGAAAACCGCTACTCGCACACGCGCCTGACTCGGCGGCCGCCGACGCCTACCGTACCGCCGCATCTCGCATCGACGTACAGGCGGGCGAATCGGGCGCGGTGGCAGACCGCTTTCGCAGCGCGGTGATTCCAAAGTCGCCATGA
- a CDS encoding cytochrome P450: MSLVETPTRRPPGPTGFPMVGNGMQFGRDPLGYMTHAARAYGDIVYLEFGRRPFYQLNHPDDIRYVLVENNQNYVKGDLFQYQLRLLGQGLLNSEGERWREQRHRLEPAFHPTRVAAFADTMTAYTTRLTDEWRDGEVRDIHDDMMRLTVEIVADALFSVDIRKESVEIGDALETVMAQFRRSSRLPVEVPDWVPTPGNLEFHRAARALDAVVANIIRERQAGEREGADDVVSRLLDAGVPADNLRDEVLTLVLAGHETTALALSYSFDLLTRHPAVLAALQAELDELDRHPPTMADLPHMGLTEQVLKESMRLYPPVYGLLREPIAADEIGGYPIPPGATIGMHQWVLHRDPRFFPDPRSFRPDRWTAAFEQQLPAFAYFPFGGGPRRCIGDRFAMLEAKFVLATILQQFDMEAVSNRPLKLDPAITLRPKDGISVRVTRR, from the coding sequence ATGTCTCTCGTCGAAACGCCCACGAGGCGACCGCCCGGCCCGACTGGCTTTCCAATGGTCGGCAACGGGATGCAGTTCGGCCGCGACCCACTCGGCTACATGACCCACGCGGCGCGTGCCTACGGCGACATCGTCTATCTGGAGTTCGGCAGGCGACCGTTCTACCAGCTGAATCATCCCGACGACATCAGGTACGTCCTCGTCGAGAACAACCAAAATTACGTAAAAGGCGATTTGTTCCAGTACCAACTCCGGCTGCTTGGACAGGGGTTGTTGAACAGCGAAGGCGAGCGGTGGCGCGAACAACGCCACCGCCTTGAGCCTGCGTTCCACCCGACGAGAGTCGCGGCGTTCGCGGACACCATGACCGCGTACACCACCCGCCTCACCGACGAGTGGCGAGACGGCGAGGTGCGTGACATCCACGACGACATGATGCGGCTCACCGTAGAAATCGTCGCGGACGCGCTGTTCTCGGTGGACATTCGAAAGGAGTCGGTCGAAATCGGCGATGCCTTAGAGACAGTGATGGCGCAGTTCCGTCGCTCGTCGCGCCTCCCGGTCGAAGTCCCCGACTGGGTGCCAACGCCCGGCAACCTCGAGTTTCACCGCGCGGCGAGGGCGCTCGACGCCGTCGTGGCGAACATCATCCGCGAGCGACAGGCTGGAGAGCGCGAGGGTGCAGACGACGTGGTGTCGCGGCTTCTCGACGCCGGGGTTCCAGCAGACAACCTCCGCGATGAGGTGCTCACGCTCGTCCTCGCTGGCCACGAGACGACGGCGCTCGCGCTCTCGTACTCATTCGACTTGCTCACGCGCCACCCCGCCGTGCTCGCTGCCCTCCAAGCCGAACTCGATGAACTGGACCGCCACCCGCCAACGATGGCGGACCTTCCTCACATGGGACTCACCGAACAGGTGTTGAAAGAGTCGATGCGCCTCTACCCGCCGGTGTACGGCCTTCTGCGCGAACCCATCGCGGCCGACGAAATCGGCGGCTACCCCATCCCGCCCGGGGCGACCATCGGGATGCACCAGTGGGTACTCCACCGCGACCCGCGCTTTTTCCCCGACCCACGAAGCTTCCGCCCCGACCGGTGGACGGCGGCCTTCGAACAACAACTACCAGCGTTCGCCTACTTCCCGTTCGGTGGCGGCCCGCGCAGGTGCATCGGCGACCGCTTCGCTATGCTCGAAGCGAAGTTCGTGCTGGCGACGATTCTCCAACAGTTCGATATGGAAGCCGTGTCGAATCGTCCATTAAAACTCGACCCGGCGATTACGCTGCGGCCAAAAGATGGGATTTCGGTGCGCGTCACGCGGCGCTAA
- a CDS encoding TrmB family transcriptional regulator: MTAKRAVVSQKRRALPVELESPSSKLVYYYLQTEHGATVEELHEELSMTHISLYPVLRTLVSRGFVVQDGDRYHLLD; encoded by the coding sequence ATGACTGCGAAACGTGCTGTCGTTTCACAGAAACGACGCGCACTCCCCGTCGAGTTGGAATCGCCGAGTTCGAAGCTCGTCTACTACTACCTGCAAACGGAACACGGAGCCACTGTCGAAGAACTCCACGAGGAACTTTCTATGACCCACATCTCGTTGTATCCGGTGCTCAGGACGCTCGTTAGTCGCGGATTCGTCGTGCAAGACGGCGACCGGTATCACCTTCTCGACTGA
- a CDS encoding metal-dependent hydrolase: MMTTTHIAVGMTLAYGLVVLFPAFTPVVLGVAIVASIFPDLDVLFEHRKTLHFPVYYAVVTLPATVFAALWPSALSIGLFTFLLFAWVHSVSDIFGGGAEARPWEVESRHAVYVHFTNRWLPPDRGVRYDGSPEDLALVVAFSVPAFVLYDGPLFYLLVVNLSLSVVYTVFRKQVPDFDLS, encoded by the coding sequence ATGATGACGACTACGCACATCGCAGTTGGCATGACCCTCGCCTACGGACTGGTGGTGCTGTTCCCCGCGTTTACGCCCGTCGTCCTCGGCGTCGCCATCGTTGCGAGCATCTTTCCCGACCTCGACGTGCTGTTCGAGCACCGAAAGACGCTCCATTTTCCGGTGTACTACGCCGTCGTCACCCTCCCAGCGACCGTGTTCGCCGCGCTGTGGCCCTCGGCGCTTTCGATAGGGCTGTTCACCTTCCTGCTGTTCGCGTGGGTACACTCGGTGTCCGATATTTTCGGGGGCGGCGCAGAAGCGCGGCCGTGGGAAGTCGAATCGAGACACGCGGTGTACGTCCATTTCACGAACCGCTGGCTGCCGCCGGATAGAGGCGTTCGATACGACGGCTCGCCCGAAGACCTCGCACTCGTGGTGGCGTTTTCAGTGCCTGCGTTCGTCCTCTACGACGGCCCGCTGTTCTACCTGCTCGTCGTGAATCTCTCGCTGTCGGTCGTTTACACGGTGTTCAGAAAGCAGGTGCCCGATTTCGACCTCTCGTGA
- a CDS encoding protein sorting system archaetidylserine decarboxylase, with protein MTPEKAMVMTTGLAPDGLKFAVLAFLAGLAATIFSPIGALFGLLLSGSVLLFYRDPDREITTEGVAAPADGKVSVIRREDDQLRVGTYMSARDVHVNRAPLAGTVQKVTHKPGGYKLAFSKDSDNNEQLHIEFENFTVVLIAGWFARRIHPYVEAGDEVEKGDRIGHISFGSRADVLLPPEIKEDMLAVEKGDRVYAGTSMLAHGFKE; from the coding sequence ATGACGCCCGAAAAAGCGATGGTTATGACCACCGGACTCGCCCCAGACGGCCTCAAATTCGCGGTGCTCGCATTTCTGGCTGGCCTCGCGGCGACGATTTTCTCCCCGATAGGCGCACTGTTCGGCCTGCTCCTCTCCGGGTCTGTGTTGCTGTTCTACCGCGACCCTGACCGCGAAATCACGACCGAGGGTGTCGCCGCCCCCGCAGATGGCAAAGTCTCTGTTATCCGTCGTGAAGACGACCAGCTTCGCGTTGGCACCTACATGAGTGCCCGCGACGTGCACGTGAATCGCGCCCCGCTCGCGGGAACGGTGCAGAAGGTCACGCACAAGCCCGGCGGCTACAAACTCGCTTTCTCGAAAGACTCGGACAACAACGAACAACTCCACATCGAGTTCGAAAACTTCACCGTCGTCCTTATCGCCGGGTGGTTCGCTCGCCGTATCCACCCCTACGTCGAAGCTGGTGACGAAGTCGAGAAAGGCGACCGCATCGGTCACATCTCGTTTGGGAGCCGGGCCGACGTGCTTCTTCCACCCGAGATAAAAGAAGACATGTTGGCGGTCGAGAAGGGCGACCGTGTGTACGCGGGTACCTCGATGCTCGCCCACGGGTTTAAGGAGTAA
- a CDS encoding winged helix-turn-helix domain-containing protein codes for MEGVLWYVLASSRGGPTRVRILKELRRRPQNANQLATTLELDYTTIRHHLDVLMKNNVVRRTDDDYAAVYLFTDQLKSNWDVVEAVLAVVDTEEP; via the coding sequence ATGGAGGGCGTTCTCTGGTACGTGCTTGCGAGCTCTCGAGGTGGCCCGACGCGGGTCCGCATCCTCAAAGAACTTCGGAGACGCCCACAGAACGCAAACCAGCTTGCGACGACGCTGGAACTTGATTACACGACGATTCGCCACCACCTCGATGTGCTCATGAAGAACAACGTCGTGCGGCGCACGGACGACGATTACGCCGCGGTGTATCTGTTCACCGACCAGCTCAAATCGAACTGGGACGTCGTCGAAGCGGTGCTCGCGGTCGTTGACACGGAGGAGCCATGA